From the Euphorbia lathyris chromosome 6, ddEupLath1.1, whole genome shotgun sequence genome, one window contains:
- the LOC136232184 gene encoding RNA polymerase II C-terminal domain phosphatase-like 1 isoform X1, whose protein sequence is MYKSAVYKGDELLGEVEIYPQQQHEQEEENQNNYNKKKRVIDEILAGREIRISHFSQPSERCPPLAVLHTITSGFCFKMESKNSVALDTPLHLLHSCCIQENKTAIMLVGGEELHLVAMYSRNEEKQYPCFWGFNASPGLYDACLVMLNLRCLGIVFDLDETLIVANTMRSFEDRIEALQRKISTELDPQRIAGMLSEVKRYQDDKIILKQYVENDQVVENGRVIKTQFEIVPALSSNHQAIVRPLIRLQERNIILTRINPQIRDTSVLVRLRPAWEDLRSYLTARGRKRFEVYVCTMAERDYALEMWRLLDPDSNLINSKELLDRIVCVKSGLRKSLFNVFQNGICHPKMALVIDDRLKVWDEKDQPRVHVVPAFAPYYSPQAEANNAVPVLCVARNVACNVRGGFFKEFDEGLLQKIPEVSYEDDITGIPSPPDVSSYLVSEDDASTSNGNKDPLSFDGMADAEVEKRLKEAITASSMFPQTINLDPKLVPSYAIASSSSSVPVLTAQPSGVAFPSMQFPQAASIVKPLGQIVSPELSLQNSPAREEGEVPESELDPDTRRRLLILQHGQDNRDQAPGELPFPARPAAQVSVPRAQSHGNWVPVEEEMSPRQLNRAAPREFHLDSEPMHVEKHRPHHPPFFPKVENSIPSDRMLHENQRLQKALQAPFRDDRLRLNNTASNYQSFSGEDIPLSRSMSSNRDLDFESDRAVPSAETPVGVLQDIAMKCGAKVEFKSSLVDSRDLQFSTEVRFAGEKVGEGIGRTRREAQRLAAEVSIENLANIYMSRSKPDNGTVNGDPVRYSGTNVNGYLGSVNSFGSQPMPKDKPISSSGASEPSRILDPRLEASKKSIGSVTALREFCMMEGLAVLYQSQSPLSSNSFQKDEIHAQVQIDGQIMGRGIGSSWDEAKMQAAERALGSLKTMFGQFAPKRQGSPRPMQGMPNKRLKQEFPRVLQRTPSSARYPNNAPVP, encoded by the exons ATGTATAAATCGGCGGTGTATAAAGGGGATGAGTTGCTTGGTGAAGTGGAAATATATCCACAGCAACaacatgaacaagaagaagagaatCAGAACAACTACAACAAGAAGAAGAGAGTAATTGATGAGATTTTGGCGGGGAGGGAAATCAGAATAAGCCACTTTTCGCAACCGAGTGAGAGGTGTCCGCCACTTGCAGTGCTACATACCATTACATCTGGATTTTGCTTCAAAATGGAGTCCAAGAATTCAGTAGCTCTTGACACGCCGCTGCATCTTTTGCACTCCTGCTGTATCCAGGAAAACAAG ACTGCCATAATGCTAGTGGGAGGGGAGGAGCTCCATTTGGTGGCAATGTATTCTAGAAATGAAGAAAAACAATACCCATGCTTCTGGGGATTCAATGCCTCGCCAGGGCTTTATGATGCGTGTCTTGTTATGCTGAACCTCAGATGTCTTGGTATTGTATTTGATCTTGATGAGACCCTTATAGTTGCGAACACAATGCGCTCGTTTGAAGATAGAATTGAGGCTTTGCAGCGGAAAATAAGCACTGAGTTGGATCCACAGCGGATTGCTGGTATGCTATCGGAAGTTAAGCGTTATCAGGATGACAAGATCATTTTGAAGCAGTATGTGGAAAATGATCAGGTTGTAGAAAACGGAAGGGTGATCAAAACTCAGTTTGAGATTGTTCCAGCATTATCTAGCAACCATCAAGCTATAGTACGCCCATTGATACGATTGCAGGAGAGGAATATTATCTTGACACGCATCAATCCACAG ATTCGAGATACAAGTGTCCTTGTGAGGTTGAGACCTGCATGGGAAGATCTGAGAAGCTATTTGACTGCTAGAGGGCGTAAGCGTTTTGAAGTTTATGTGTGCACAATGGCTGAAAGAGATTATGCTTTAGAAATGTGGAGACTTCTTGATCCAGATTCGAATTTGATAAACTCAAAAGAATTGTTAGATCGCATTGTCTGTGTCAAGTCTG GTTTAAGGAAGTCATTGTTCAATGTTTTTCAAAATGGAATATGCCATCCTAAGATGGCGCTGGTGATTGATGATCGCTTAAAAGTTTGGGATGAGAAAGATCAGCCTCGGGTACATGTTGTCCCTGCATTTGCTCCATACTATTCTCCACAAGCTGAG gctAACAATGCTGTTCCGGTGTTGTGTGTTGCAAGAAATGTTGCCTGCAATGTCAGAGGTGGTTTCTTCAA AGAATTCGATGAGGGTCTTCTACAAAAGATTCCTGAGGTTTCATATGAAGATGATATTACTGGGATTCCTTCTCCTCCTGATGTGAGCAGCTATTTAGTTTCAGAG GATGATGCTTCTACTTCAAATGGAAACAAAGACCCACTATCTTTTGATGGTATGGCGGATGCTGAAGTTGAAAAGCGGCTAAAG GAAGCAATAACAGCTTCTTCAATGTTTCCCCAAACTATAAATTTAGATCCAAAGCTTGTTCCTTCATATGCAATTGCATCTTCTTCAAGTTCAGTTCCAGTATTAACAGCACAACCATCAGGAGTTGCATTTCCAAGCATGCAATTCCCTCAAGCAGCTTCAATAGTTAAACCTTTGGGTCAGATTGTTTCCCCAGAACTGAGCTTGCAAAATTCTCCTGCTAGAGAAGAGGGAGAGGTGCCAGAATCAGAATTGGATCCTGATACAAGGAGGCGGCTTCTTATATTGCAACATGGGCAAGATAATAGAGATCAAGCTCCAGGTGAATTACCATTTCCTGCGAGACCTGCAGCGCAAGTTTCTGTTCCGCGTGCCCAATCTCATGGAAACTGGGTTCCTGTAGAGGAAGAAATGAGCCCTAGGCAACTGAACCGTGCTGCACCCCGGGAATTTCATCTGGATTCAGAACCAATGCATGTTGAAAAGCACCGACCTCATCATCCACCCTTTTTTCCCAAGGTTGAGAATTCTATTCCATCAGATAGAATGCTTCATGAGAATCAAAGACTTCAAAAAGCG TTGCAGGCACCTTTTAGAGATGATCGATTAAGGTTAAACAACACAGCATCCAACTACCAATCTTTTTCAG GGGAGGACATTCCATTAAGTCGATCAATGTCCAGCAACAGGGATCTTGATTTTGAATCTGATCGAGCTGTTCCAAGTGCAGAAACTCCTGTTGGAGTGTTACAGGACATTGCAATGAAGTGTGGAGCCAAG GTGGAATTCAAGTCTTCATTGGTTGATAGCAGAGATCTGCAGTTTTCCACTGAG GTTCGGTTTGCAGGAGAGAAAGTTGGTGAAGGAATTGGTAGAACGAGAAGGGAAGCCCAACGGCTCGCTGCTGAGGTTTCTATAGAGAACTTGGCTA aCATCTATATGTCACGTTCTAAGCCTGATAATGGGACTGTGAATGGAGATCCAGTCAGATATTCTGGCACAAATGTGAATGGTTATTTGGGTTCTGTGAATTCTTTTGGGAGCCAGCCAATGCCCAAAGATAAGCCTATCTCATCTTCAGGTGCTTCCGAGCCATCCAGGATTCTGGATCCAAGATTGGAAGCCTCAAAGAAATCAATCGGTTCAGTTACTGCACTGAGAGAGTTT TGCATGATGGAAGGCCTAGCGGTACTTTATCAATCACAGTCACCACTTTCATCAAATTCATTCCAGAAAGACGAAATACATGCACAG
- the LOC136232184 gene encoding RNA polymerase II C-terminal domain phosphatase-like 1 isoform X2: MYKSAVYKGDELLGEVEIYPQQQHEQEEENQNNYNKKKRVIDEILAGREIRISHFSQPSERCPPLAVLHTITSGFCFKMESKNSVALDTPLHLLHSCCIQENKTAIMLVGGEELHLVAMYSRNEEKQYPCFWGFNASPGLYDACLVMLNLRCLGIVFDLDETLIVANTMRSFEDRIEALQRKISTELDPQRIAGMLSEVKRYQDDKIILKQYVENDQVVENGRVIKTQFEIVPALSSNHQAIVRPLIRLQERNIILTRINPQIRDTSVLVRLRPAWEDLRSYLTARGRKRFEVYVCTMAERDYALEMWRLLDPDSNLINSKELLDRIVCVKSGLRKSLFNVFQNGICHPKMALVIDDRLKVWDEKDQPRVHVVPAFAPYYSPQAEANNAVPVLCVARNVACNVRGGFFKEFDEGLLQKIPEVSYEDDITGIPSPPDVSSYLVSEDDASTSNGNKDPLSFDGMADAEVEKRLKEAITASSMFPQTINLDPKLVPSYAIASSSSSVPVLTAQPSGVAFPSMQFPQAASIVKPLGQIVSPELSLQNSPAREEGEVPESELDPDTRRRLLILQHGQDNRDQAPGELPFPARPAAQVSVPRAQSHGNWVPVEEEMSPRQLNRAAPREFHLDSEPMHVEKHRPHHPPFFPKVENSIPSDRMLHENQRLQKAAPFRDDRLRLNNTASNYQSFSGEDIPLSRSMSSNRDLDFESDRAVPSAETPVGVLQDIAMKCGAKVEFKSSLVDSRDLQFSTEVRFAGEKVGEGIGRTRREAQRLAAEVSIENLANIYMSRSKPDNGTVNGDPVRYSGTNVNGYLGSVNSFGSQPMPKDKPISSSGASEPSRILDPRLEASKKSIGSVTALREFCMMEGLAVLYQSQSPLSSNSFQKDEIHAQVQIDGQIMGRGIGSSWDEAKMQAAERALGSLKTMFGQFAPKRQGSPRPMQGMPNKRLKQEFPRVLQRTPSSARYPNNAPVP; encoded by the exons ATGTATAAATCGGCGGTGTATAAAGGGGATGAGTTGCTTGGTGAAGTGGAAATATATCCACAGCAACaacatgaacaagaagaagagaatCAGAACAACTACAACAAGAAGAAGAGAGTAATTGATGAGATTTTGGCGGGGAGGGAAATCAGAATAAGCCACTTTTCGCAACCGAGTGAGAGGTGTCCGCCACTTGCAGTGCTACATACCATTACATCTGGATTTTGCTTCAAAATGGAGTCCAAGAATTCAGTAGCTCTTGACACGCCGCTGCATCTTTTGCACTCCTGCTGTATCCAGGAAAACAAG ACTGCCATAATGCTAGTGGGAGGGGAGGAGCTCCATTTGGTGGCAATGTATTCTAGAAATGAAGAAAAACAATACCCATGCTTCTGGGGATTCAATGCCTCGCCAGGGCTTTATGATGCGTGTCTTGTTATGCTGAACCTCAGATGTCTTGGTATTGTATTTGATCTTGATGAGACCCTTATAGTTGCGAACACAATGCGCTCGTTTGAAGATAGAATTGAGGCTTTGCAGCGGAAAATAAGCACTGAGTTGGATCCACAGCGGATTGCTGGTATGCTATCGGAAGTTAAGCGTTATCAGGATGACAAGATCATTTTGAAGCAGTATGTGGAAAATGATCAGGTTGTAGAAAACGGAAGGGTGATCAAAACTCAGTTTGAGATTGTTCCAGCATTATCTAGCAACCATCAAGCTATAGTACGCCCATTGATACGATTGCAGGAGAGGAATATTATCTTGACACGCATCAATCCACAG ATTCGAGATACAAGTGTCCTTGTGAGGTTGAGACCTGCATGGGAAGATCTGAGAAGCTATTTGACTGCTAGAGGGCGTAAGCGTTTTGAAGTTTATGTGTGCACAATGGCTGAAAGAGATTATGCTTTAGAAATGTGGAGACTTCTTGATCCAGATTCGAATTTGATAAACTCAAAAGAATTGTTAGATCGCATTGTCTGTGTCAAGTCTG GTTTAAGGAAGTCATTGTTCAATGTTTTTCAAAATGGAATATGCCATCCTAAGATGGCGCTGGTGATTGATGATCGCTTAAAAGTTTGGGATGAGAAAGATCAGCCTCGGGTACATGTTGTCCCTGCATTTGCTCCATACTATTCTCCACAAGCTGAG gctAACAATGCTGTTCCGGTGTTGTGTGTTGCAAGAAATGTTGCCTGCAATGTCAGAGGTGGTTTCTTCAA AGAATTCGATGAGGGTCTTCTACAAAAGATTCCTGAGGTTTCATATGAAGATGATATTACTGGGATTCCTTCTCCTCCTGATGTGAGCAGCTATTTAGTTTCAGAG GATGATGCTTCTACTTCAAATGGAAACAAAGACCCACTATCTTTTGATGGTATGGCGGATGCTGAAGTTGAAAAGCGGCTAAAG GAAGCAATAACAGCTTCTTCAATGTTTCCCCAAACTATAAATTTAGATCCAAAGCTTGTTCCTTCATATGCAATTGCATCTTCTTCAAGTTCAGTTCCAGTATTAACAGCACAACCATCAGGAGTTGCATTTCCAAGCATGCAATTCCCTCAAGCAGCTTCAATAGTTAAACCTTTGGGTCAGATTGTTTCCCCAGAACTGAGCTTGCAAAATTCTCCTGCTAGAGAAGAGGGAGAGGTGCCAGAATCAGAATTGGATCCTGATACAAGGAGGCGGCTTCTTATATTGCAACATGGGCAAGATAATAGAGATCAAGCTCCAGGTGAATTACCATTTCCTGCGAGACCTGCAGCGCAAGTTTCTGTTCCGCGTGCCCAATCTCATGGAAACTGGGTTCCTGTAGAGGAAGAAATGAGCCCTAGGCAACTGAACCGTGCTGCACCCCGGGAATTTCATCTGGATTCAGAACCAATGCATGTTGAAAAGCACCGACCTCATCATCCACCCTTTTTTCCCAAGGTTGAGAATTCTATTCCATCAGATAGAATGCTTCATGAGAATCAAAGACTTCAAAAAGCG GCACCTTTTAGAGATGATCGATTAAGGTTAAACAACACAGCATCCAACTACCAATCTTTTTCAG GGGAGGACATTCCATTAAGTCGATCAATGTCCAGCAACAGGGATCTTGATTTTGAATCTGATCGAGCTGTTCCAAGTGCAGAAACTCCTGTTGGAGTGTTACAGGACATTGCAATGAAGTGTGGAGCCAAG GTGGAATTCAAGTCTTCATTGGTTGATAGCAGAGATCTGCAGTTTTCCACTGAG GTTCGGTTTGCAGGAGAGAAAGTTGGTGAAGGAATTGGTAGAACGAGAAGGGAAGCCCAACGGCTCGCTGCTGAGGTTTCTATAGAGAACTTGGCTA aCATCTATATGTCACGTTCTAAGCCTGATAATGGGACTGTGAATGGAGATCCAGTCAGATATTCTGGCACAAATGTGAATGGTTATTTGGGTTCTGTGAATTCTTTTGGGAGCCAGCCAATGCCCAAAGATAAGCCTATCTCATCTTCAGGTGCTTCCGAGCCATCCAGGATTCTGGATCCAAGATTGGAAGCCTCAAAGAAATCAATCGGTTCAGTTACTGCACTGAGAGAGTTT TGCATGATGGAAGGCCTAGCGGTACTTTATCAATCACAGTCACCACTTTCATCAAATTCATTCCAGAAAGACGAAATACATGCACAG